In one window of Bos taurus isolate L1 Dominette 01449 registration number 42190680 breed Hereford chromosome 4, ARS-UCD2.0, whole genome shotgun sequence DNA:
- the TOMM7 gene encoding mitochondrial import receptor subunit TOM7 homolog, producing the protein MVKLSKEAKQRLQQLFKGGQFAIRWGFIPLVIYLGFKRGADPGMPEPTVLSLLWG; encoded by the exons ATGGTGAAGCTGAGCAAAGAGGCCAAGCAGAGGCTGCAGCAGCTTTTCAAGGGAGGACAATTTGCCATCCGCTGGGGTTTTATTCCTCTCGTGATTTACCTGG GATTTAAGAGGGGTGCAGATCCTGGAATGCCTGAACCAACTGTTTTGAG CTTACTTTGGGGATAA